The genomic stretch ATCGTGGCGACCAAAAGCTCCCATGCATTCGAGTGATGCAGCGCGCACTTGGCATTCGGATACATCTCAGCGAGCCGATCCAGGATTTGTTTGACTCGCTCAGAAGATGTTGGATTGAATTTAGCCTTTTTCGGCTTCGTCGGAGCTTTCGGCGAGGCCTTCACTGCAGTGGCGGATTTTCCGGGCATTTCGCAACCGATTCTATCCGATGCCCATCAGCGTTCCCTGGCGAAGTCGATGTAGCCGCGGCGGACATCGGTATTTACAAGCTTCACGCGGAGTCTGTCGCCAACATCAACTCCCTGGCGACCGTTCACCAGCATGCCTTCCACGTGCGGCTTCATGATCCGCACAAATGTCCCGTGTTCGTTCGCGCCGGTGACAATCGCATCGAATGTCTGGCCGATATTGTGCGCCAGCGCGACTGCTGCGATTCGTTTTTGCATGTCGCGCTGCGCTTTACGTGCGGCATCCTGCTTCTCTGTGCAGTTGGTCGCGATGGCCGTGAGCTGGTCGTCGGAATATGGAGGAGGCGCGCCCGCGAGAATGGATTTGATAATGCGTTGCGTGACTACGTCTGCGAACCGTCGATTCGGCGCCGTCGAATGTGTGTAATCCTGGACAGCAAGCCCAAAATGACCCTGCCCAACTTCTCCAGGACGCTCCACCGCGTATTCCCCTGGGCCCATGAGTTTCACCATTGCCAGTGAAACGTCGGCAAAGCGGTCGGGATCGGCCGCTTTGCGCTGCATCAGAAAATCATTCAGAGCCTTCGCGTCCGGCTGCGCAGGCAAATGTCCGCCGTGCTGCGCCGCCAGCGCGACAATTCGATCCCAACGCTCAGGTGTTTTTACAACACGACGGATCGAGGAAACCTTCTTTGCTTCGAACATGCGCGCCACAGATTCGTTGGCGCCGATCATGAGTTCTTCGATCAGCTCACTTGCTCGATTCTTCTCGCGATCAGCGATGCTCATCACCTGATCGCCAGACATGATCGGCTGAAGCTCGATGCTCTCGATGTTCAGCGCACCATGAAGATGCCGCTGCTGCTTGAGCTTCTCAGCAGCTTCGGACTGCAGCTTGATTTGAGCTTGCAGTTCCGTCGACGATGCCACTTTGGAACTGCTATCCCCGGTGCCCTCCAGCCATTTGCCTACCGCACTGTACATGAGCTGAGCCTTGTTGCGCACGACTGCGCGATAGATGTCGTAGCTCTCGATGTTGCCGTCGTTGCTGACGACGAATTCGGTCACGACCGACAGCTTGTCAGCGCCTTCGAGCAACGAGCTAAGTCCGGTCGAGAGCTCCTCCGGCAGCATGGGAAACACACGGACTCCGGTGTAAACCGTCGTTGTCTCGCGAGCTGCATGACCATCGATGGGAGAGTTGCGCGTAGCGAACACGTCCACATCCGCGATTCCGACCAGTAATCGCGTGCGACCGCTGCCTAAATCTTCGGCGTATTCGATTTGGTCGAGGTCTTTGGAATCGTCATTGTCGATCGACGACCAAAGCAATGAACGCAGATCGCGGACTTTTCCGTCAGGCGCCACCGCCAGCGGATGCGCCTTGATTTGTGCAACCTGCTGCTGCACCTCGGGAGGAAATTGCGGATCGAATCCGCGCGCGCGGACAACTTGCTCGGCGAGAGCACGAAGATCTACTTCCGAAGAGGACTGGTTCATGCGCCATCGCATTGTAAATGGCAAGGTAATTACAATCGTGGCAATGAACGCGAATAGTTACCGCAATGCTGACTCTCTAATCTCGACCGAAGAGCTGGCGCGCAGCATGGGATCGAAGAACGTGAAGATCGTCGAAGCCGGATTCGACATGCCCGGCTCGAAGCCGCCGCTGGCGCGAGAAAAATATC from Terriglobales bacterium encodes the following:
- a CDS encoding RNB domain-containing ribonuclease, which encodes MNQSSSEVDLRALAEQVVRARGFDPQFPPEVQQQVAQIKAHPLAVAPDGKVRDLRSLLWSSIDNDDSKDLDQIEYAEDLGSGRTRLLVGIADVDVFATRNSPIDGHAARETTTVYTGVRVFPMLPEELSTGLSSLLEGADKLSVVTEFVVSNDGNIESYDIYRAVVRNKAQLMYSAVGKWLEGTGDSSSKVASSTELQAQIKLQSEAAEKLKQQRHLHGALNIESIELQPIMSGDQVMSIADREKNRASELIEELMIGANESVARMFEAKKVSSIRRVVKTPERWDRIVALAAQHGGHLPAQPDAKALNDFLMQRKAADPDRFADVSLAMVKLMGPGEYAVERPGEVGQGHFGLAVQDYTHSTAPNRRFADVVTQRIIKSILAGAPPPYSDDQLTAIATNCTEKQDAARKAQRDMQKRIAAVALAHNIGQTFDAIVTGANEHGTFVRIMKPHVEGMLVNGRQGVDVGDRLRVKLVNTDVRRGYIDFARER